The genomic window AGATTATACATAACAATCATCCTGTACTCAGATGGAATTTTGATAATGTATGTGTAGAAACAGACTCGGCAGAAAATATTAAACTTTCTAAGAAACACAGTACCGAACGAATAGACGGTGCGGTTGCAGCGGTAATGGCACTCGACAGAGCAGTTCGTAACGGCGGACAACAGGGAAGTGTTTATGACCGTAGGGGTATTATTGTATTTTAGACAACATAAAAGCACACCAATATTTATTGATGTGCTTAAGGAAATGATTATTTAGTTGGTGATACAGTAAGCTTAAGACCAAGCGGCTGCATTATTTTAAGCAAAGTATCAAGATTTGGAGTTGATTTATACGATTCAATACGTGCAACTGATGATTGCGGGATTCCGCAAAGCGAAGCAAGCTCACGCTGACTTATACCGAGAGCGGTCCGCTGTTCTATCAGTGCACCGACAATAGATGCGATATTCTCAATTTCATTAATATCGTTAGCGGCAATCGGATCAACTTCTCTTACGTGTTCTTTATAATCATTCCATGTTCTCATATTAAGCACGCTCCTTTCTGGATAGATAATCACTGCGTTCAGATTTTGCTTTTTCAATTTCTCTGTGTGGTGTTTTTTGTGTTTTTTTACGGAACTGATGAAGCAGAACAAAGGTATTGTTTTCAAAAAAGAAATAAAATATGCGGTTATTTCCGGGACGTAATTCCCATATACCGTCCTCAATATGCTTTGTGACATCTTTGGGTAAACGAGTACAATTATCTTGTAATAGCTGTATATAGAGTACTGTTTGATTGTATTGAATACGGGCGTCTTTACTTGTTTTGATTTTTGTACGCAATAACTCTAAAAGATCCCATAGTTCAGATTTGCCGTGTGCATTTTCGTAAAATTCGATAGTGTACATTATTATTATACTCCGATATGTAGATTATATTTACAATATAATGATAGCATAAAAGCTATCAAATGTCAAGAAAAAGGAGAAAATTTATGAACATAATAAAATCAATATTCAAACCAAGAGACAAGCCTAAAAATCATACGGGAGACGGTATCGGCGGAGGACGTTCATTTCCTTTCGGGCGAACGTGGTCGGGAAAATCTGTGACGGAACGGTCGGCTATGCAGACAACGGCAGTATATGCGTGTGTTCGTATCATATCTGAAACGGTAGCAAGTCTGCCGATTCATCTTTATGAATACACGGACAGCGGAAAAGAGCGAGCCTTTACGCATCCGTTGTACAGACTTCTGCACGATATACCCAATCCTGAAATGAACAGTTTCATAATGCGTGAGGTTATGATGTCACATCTGCTTTTATGGGGGAATTCGTATTCACAGATTATCCGAAACGGTAAAGGTGAGGTTACGGCGCTGTATCCGCTTATGCCGGAAAAGATGCGTATAGACAGAGGTGCGGACAGCAAAATATATTACACATATAACAGTGATAAGCAGGGGACATTTGTATTTCGCAAAGATGAAATTCTGCATATAGTCGGATTGGGATTTGACGGACTGGTGGGATACTCACCGATTGCTATGGCTAAGAATGCGATAGGACTTTCTATTGCTGCCGAAGAATACGGCTCAAGTTTTTTCTCAAACAGCGGTACACCAAGCGGAGTTTTGGAACATCCGGGAGTTTTGAAAGAGCCGGAAAAAGTTCGTGACGCATGGAATGACGCATACGGCGGAAGTTCAAATGCACACAAGGTTGCGGTGTTGGAAGAAGGAATGAAATTCAATCCGATTTCGATAAATCCTCATGAGGCACAGTTTCTTGAAACAAGAAAATTTCAGGTGAATGAAATATGTAGAATATTTCGTGTTCCTCCGCATATGATTGCTGATTTGGAAAAATCAAGTTTTAACAATATAGAACAGCAGTCGCTTGATTTTGTGACAAATACAATCCGACCGTGGCTTGTGAGGATAGAGCAGACAATATTTCAGCAGCTTCTGACAGAAGAAGAACAGAAAAAATACTTCGTAAAATTCAATGTTGACGGACTTCTGCGAGGGGATTTTAAAAGCCGTATGAGCGGATATGCTATCGGTAGACAGAATGGGTGGTACAGTGCAAACGATATAAGGGAATTGGAGGATATGAATAAAATACCTAAAGAGCTTGGCGGTGACAGATATTTATGTAACGGCAATATGGTTGATATAAACAATGCCGGAAATTACAACAGCGGGGGTGAAAGTGAAAATGAGTAAATTTTGGAGGTTCAAGACTGTTAAAAACAAAATAGATGAAGAAAATGAAAGCACAGAAAATGTGCTTTTTTTAAATGGCG from Hominilimicola fabiformis includes these protein-coding regions:
- a CDS encoding phage portal protein; its protein translation is MNIIKSIFKPRDKPKNHTGDGIGGGRSFPFGRTWSGKSVTERSAMQTTAVYACVRIISETVASLPIHLYEYTDSGKERAFTHPLYRLLHDIPNPEMNSFIMREVMMSHLLLWGNSYSQIIRNGKGEVTALYPLMPEKMRIDRGADSKIYYTYNSDKQGTFVFRKDEILHIVGLGFDGLVGYSPIAMAKNAIGLSIAAEEYGSSFFSNSGTPSGVLEHPGVLKEPEKVRDAWNDAYGGSSNAHKVAVLEEGMKFNPISINPHEAQFLETRKFQVNEICRIFRVPPHMIADLEKSSFNNIEQQSLDFVTNTIRPWLVRIEQTIFQQLLTEEEQKKYFVKFNVDGLLRGDFKSRMSGYAIGRQNGWYSANDIRELEDMNKIPKELGGDRYLCNGNMVDINNAGNYNSGGESENE
- a CDS encoding type II toxin-antitoxin system RelE/ParE family toxin, which gives rise to MYTIEFYENAHGKSELWDLLELLRTKIKTSKDARIQYNQTVLYIQLLQDNCTRLPKDVTKHIEDGIWELRPGNNRIFYFFFENNTFVLLHQFRKKTQKTPHREIEKAKSERSDYLSRKERA
- a CDS encoding helix-turn-helix domain-containing protein; translated protein: MRTWNDYKEHVREVDPIAANDINEIENIASIVGALIEQRTALGISQRELASLCGIPQSSVARIESYKSTPNLDTLLKIMQPLGLKLTVSPTK